A single Mycolicibacterium cosmeticum DNA region contains:
- a CDS encoding cysteine desulfurase: MTASVDLDVTRIRSDFPILSRVMRGGNQLAYLDSGATSQKPLQVLDAERDFLTTSNGAVHRGAHQLMEESTDAYEQGRADIAAFVGADDDELVFTKNATESLNLVAYTLGDRRFDRAVGPGDVIVTTELEHHANLIPWQELAQRTGATLRWYGVTDDGRIDLDSLELDERVKVVAFSHHSNVTGAVAPVAELVARANAVGALTVLDACQSVPHLPVDFHALDVDYAAFSGHKMLGPTGIGVLYGRRRLLNAMPPFITGGSMIETVTMEATTYAPAPQRFEAGTPMTSQVVGLAAAARYLGALGMPAVQTHENELVAAALDGLGAIPGVRIIGPTTLEHRGSPVSFVVDGVHAHDVGQVLDDEGVAVRVGHHCAWPLHRRFGIAATARASFAVYNTLDEVDRLVAGVKRAIEFFGA; encoded by the coding sequence CGGCGTCAGTCGATCTGGATGTGACCAGGATCAGATCTGACTTTCCGATCCTGAGCCGGGTGATGCGCGGCGGGAACCAGTTGGCCTACCTGGATTCCGGGGCCACATCGCAGAAGCCGCTGCAGGTGCTCGACGCCGAACGGGACTTCCTGACCACCTCCAACGGCGCGGTGCACCGCGGCGCGCACCAGCTGATGGAGGAGTCCACCGACGCCTATGAGCAGGGCCGCGCCGATATCGCGGCCTTCGTCGGTGCCGACGACGACGAGCTGGTGTTCACCAAGAACGCCACCGAATCGCTGAACCTGGTGGCGTACACGCTGGGGGACCGGCGCTTCGACCGCGCGGTGGGGCCAGGCGATGTCATCGTCACCACCGAGCTGGAGCACCATGCCAACCTGATCCCGTGGCAGGAGCTCGCCCAGCGCACCGGGGCGACCCTGCGCTGGTATGGCGTCACCGATGACGGACGTATCGACCTGGATTCGCTGGAGCTCGACGAGCGGGTCAAAGTCGTTGCCTTCAGCCATCATTCGAATGTCACAGGAGCGGTCGCCCCGGTCGCCGAACTGGTCGCGCGGGCCAACGCCGTCGGCGCGCTCACGGTGCTGGACGCCTGCCAGTCGGTGCCGCACCTGCCGGTGGATTTCCACGCCCTGGACGTCGACTATGCGGCGTTCTCCGGGCACAAGATGCTGGGTCCGACCGGCATCGGCGTGCTCTACGGCCGGCGCCGGCTGCTCAATGCGATGCCGCCGTTCATCACCGGCGGCTCGATGATCGAGACCGTCACCATGGAGGCCACCACCTACGCACCCGCCCCGCAGCGGTTCGAGGCGGGTACGCCGATGACCTCCCAGGTGGTCGGATTGGCCGCGGCGGCACGGTATCTCGGCGCCCTGGGGATGCCCGCGGTGCAGACGCACGAGAACGAGCTGGTGGCCGCGGCGCTCGACGGGCTGGGCGCCATCCCCGGGGTGCGCATCATCGGCCCCACCACGCTGGAACACCGCGGTTCGCCGGTGAGCTTCGTCGTCGACGGGGTGCACGCTCACGACGTCGGGCAGGTGCTGGACGACGAGGGCGTGGCGGTGCGGGTGGGCCATCACTGCGCCTGGCCGCTGCACCGCCGGTTCGGCATCGCCGCCACCGCGCGGGCGTCGTTCGCGGTGTACAACACGCTCGACGAGGTCGATCGCCTGGTGGCGGGTGTCAAACGGGCCATCGAGTTCTTCGGGGCGTGA
- the sufU gene encoding Fe-S cluster assembly sulfur transfer protein SufU, whose amino-acid sequence MRLEQMYQEVILDHYKHPHHRGLREPYGAQVYHVNPTCGDEVTLRVRLSEDGETVDDISYDGQGCSISQASTSVLTDQVIGQSVGDALKTVAAFTEMISSRGNVEGDEDVLGDGIAFAGVSRYPARVKCALLGWMAFKAALADARPEHDALAEASAEVEEKR is encoded by the coding sequence GTGAGACTGGAGCAGATGTACCAGGAAGTCATCCTGGACCACTACAAGCATCCGCACCACCGAGGCCTGCGTGAGCCGTACGGTGCGCAGGTCTACCACGTCAACCCGACCTGCGGTGACGAGGTGACGCTGCGGGTCCGGCTGTCCGAGGACGGCGAGACCGTCGACGACATCTCCTATGACGGGCAGGGCTGCTCCATCAGCCAGGCCTCGACGTCGGTGCTCACCGACCAGGTGATCGGCCAGTCCGTCGGTGATGCGCTCAAGACGGTCGCGGCGTTCACGGAGATGATCTCCTCACGCGGCAACGTCGAGGGGGACGAGGATGTGTTGGGCGATGGCATCGCCTTCGCCGGGGTATCCCGCTACCCGGCCCGGGTGAAATGCGCACTGCTGGGCTGGATGGCTTTCAAGGCCGCCCTGGCCGACGCCAGGCCAGAACATGATGCGCTCGCCGAGGCGAGCGCTGAGGTGGAGGAGAAACGATGA
- a CDS encoding metal-sulfur cluster assembly factor, with product MSDQTEELLLADVEEAMRDVVDPELGINVVDLGLVYGLNLEDGEAGKVALIDMTLTSAACPLTDVIEDQTRTALIGAGLVKDIKLNWVWNPPWGPDKITDDGREQLRALGFTV from the coding sequence ATGAGTGACCAGACCGAAGAACTACTGCTGGCCGACGTCGAAGAGGCCATGCGTGACGTGGTCGATCCCGAGCTGGGCATCAACGTCGTGGACCTCGGCCTGGTGTACGGGCTGAACCTGGAGGACGGGGAGGCCGGCAAGGTCGCGCTGATCGACATGACGCTGACCTCGGCGGCCTGCCCGCTCACCGATGTCATCGAAGACCAGACCCGCACCGCGCTGATCGGAGCGGGCCTGGTCAAGGACATCAAGCTGAACTGGGTGTGGAACCCGCCGTGGGGCCCGGACAAGATCACCGACGACGGCCGCGAGCAGCTGCGGGCGCTCGGCTTCACGGTCTGA
- a CDS encoding sensor histidine kinase, which translates to MTFWRGAVRMACGAAGLAVVLGTVTVVMHWMNRTLDTSGLKTELWTATVLQTFAWAAAGALIVTKRPRNPFGWLFCGASLAAAATALGSEYAVYTLLTPGHDLPGGQWALWLSNWSWVLYIGVIPAVLLVFPDGRLLSRRWAPVLGVAALATAVLLISQIFRPGAMVADATSLATIDNPVGIAAWGDALTEAHRISDTVLDLVLIVGVVSLLLRFRRARGEERLQLKWLASVAVFLPVTIAMGYIAPGTPSGLAFKLHMALLICTITVAVLKYRLYDIDVILKRSLVYGALTILVLAMYVAIVAATGAVLQASAGLIPSLIATGVVAAAFNPLRYRLQRGANRLLYGARDEPYEVLSQLGQRLESTLAPDEVLPRLVETVGHALKLPYVAVEVPNRILGDDTTGNPKIVASYGHEAPIALRLPLQYQGAPVGSLALAARSGDDGFTPADRRLLDDVARQAGVAVHAVALTAALQDSRERLVAALEEERRRFRRDLHDGLGPTLTAVALQIDAARNVLHSDPGAADELLVQLRAEVKASIEGIRRLVYDLRPPALDELGLVRALREQAAGFVRAGSGRVDGLRVTVEAPADLPPLPAAVEVAAYRIGAEAVTNVARHANANHCLLRISMNGALEVQVVDDGVGTGATWMPGVGLASMRERASELGGTLSVEASPEGGTRVLAKLPLRER; encoded by the coding sequence ATGACGTTCTGGCGCGGTGCGGTGCGGATGGCCTGCGGAGCCGCCGGGCTCGCCGTGGTGCTGGGCACCGTCACCGTGGTGATGCACTGGATGAACCGCACGCTCGACACCTCCGGCTTGAAGACCGAACTCTGGACGGCCACCGTGCTGCAGACGTTCGCGTGGGCCGCGGCCGGCGCGCTGATCGTCACCAAACGCCCACGTAATCCCTTCGGCTGGCTGTTCTGCGGAGCCAGCCTGGCGGCCGCGGCCACCGCGCTGGGCAGTGAGTACGCGGTCTACACCCTGCTCACCCCCGGTCACGACCTGCCCGGTGGCCAATGGGCGCTGTGGCTGTCGAACTGGTCCTGGGTGCTCTACATCGGTGTCATCCCCGCGGTGCTGCTGGTGTTCCCCGACGGCAGGCTGCTGTCCCGGCGCTGGGCGCCGGTGCTGGGCGTCGCCGCCTTGGCCACCGCCGTGCTGCTGATCTCCCAGATCTTCCGCCCGGGCGCGATGGTCGCCGACGCGACGAGCCTGGCCACCATCGACAACCCGGTCGGGATCGCGGCCTGGGGTGACGCACTGACCGAGGCCCACCGGATCTCCGACACCGTGCTGGATCTGGTGCTCATCGTCGGGGTGGTCAGCCTGCTGCTGCGCTTCCGGCGGGCCCGCGGCGAAGAACGGCTGCAGCTGAAGTGGCTCGCCTCGGTGGCGGTCTTTCTGCCCGTCACCATCGCGATGGGCTATATCGCGCCCGGCACCCCGAGTGGCCTGGCGTTCAAGCTGCACATGGCCCTGCTGATCTGCACCATCACGGTGGCCGTGCTCAAGTACCGGCTGTACGACATCGACGTCATCCTCAAGCGGTCGCTCGTCTACGGCGCACTGACCATCCTGGTGCTGGCCATGTACGTCGCGATCGTGGCCGCGACGGGGGCGGTCCTGCAGGCCAGCGCCGGGCTGATCCCGTCGTTGATCGCCACGGGTGTGGTGGCCGCGGCGTTCAACCCGCTGCGGTATCGCTTGCAGCGCGGCGCCAACCGGCTGCTGTACGGCGCGCGTGACGAACCGTACGAGGTGTTGTCCCAGCTGGGGCAACGGCTGGAATCGACGTTGGCCCCGGACGAGGTGCTGCCGCGCCTCGTCGAAACCGTCGGCCACGCGCTCAAACTGCCCTACGTCGCCGTCGAGGTGCCGAACCGGATCCTGGGCGACGACACCACGGGCAACCCGAAAATCGTTGCCTCCTATGGACATGAGGCACCGATTGCCTTGCGGCTGCCGCTGCAGTATCAGGGGGCGCCGGTCGGCTCGCTGGCGCTGGCCGCCCGCAGCGGAGACGACGGTTTCACCCCCGCCGACCGCCGACTGCTCGACGACGTCGCCCGCCAGGCCGGCGTCGCCGTGCACGCCGTCGCACTGACAGCGGCACTGCAGGATTCGCGTGAACGGCTGGTGGCCGCGCTGGAGGAGGAACGGCGCCGGTTCCGCCGTGATCTGCACGACGGTCTCGGCCCGACACTGACCGCGGTGGCGCTGCAGATCGATGCCGCCCGCAACGTCCTGCACAGTGACCCGGGCGCCGCCGACGAACTGCTGGTCCAGCTGCGGGCGGAGGTCAAGGCGTCCATCGAGGGGATCCGGCGCCTGGTGTACGACCTGCGACCGCCGGCGCTGGACGAGCTCGGCCTGGTGCGCGCGCTTCGCGAACAGGCGGCCGGGTTCGTCCGGGCGGGCAGCGGCCGCGTCGACGGGTTACGGGTCACCGTGGAGGCTCCCGCCGACCTGCCGCCGTTGCCCGCCGCCGTGGAGGTGGCCGCCTACCGCATCGGTGCCGAGGCCGTCACGAACGTGGCTCGGCACGCCAACGCCAATCACTGCCTGCTACGCATCTCGATGAACGGTGCCCTCGAGGTCCAGGTCGTCGACGACGGTGTCGGCACCGGCGCCACCTGGATGCCCGGCGTCGGGCTCGCGTCGATGCGCGAACGCGCGAGCGAGCTGGGCGGCACCCTGTCGGTGGAAGCCAGTCCCGAAGGTGGCACCCGGGTGCTCGCGAAACTACCGTTGCGGGAACGATGA
- a CDS encoding response regulator, with translation MSTATKPPLRVVIADDHPLVRSGLRTVLSVAAGIEVVAEASTGAEAVAAARSFEPDVVVMDLQMPETDGIEATRRIMAATPTVALLVLTMFEDDTSVFAAMQAGARGYLLKGAEQDEIVRAIQAAAHGEAIFGPAIAHRLIDYFAHPHGVAAAAFPQLTERENEVLELIAAGHGNAVIARRLVISPKTVANHVSNIFAKLQVADRSEAIVRAREAGLGERR, from the coding sequence ATGAGCACCGCGACAAAACCTCCGCTGCGCGTCGTCATCGCCGACGACCATCCGCTGGTTCGCAGCGGCCTGCGCACCGTGCTGTCGGTGGCCGCCGGAATCGAGGTGGTCGCGGAGGCCAGCACCGGTGCCGAGGCCGTCGCCGCGGCGCGGTCTTTCGAGCCCGACGTGGTGGTGATGGACCTGCAGATGCCCGAAACCGACGGTATCGAGGCGACCCGCCGGATCATGGCCGCCACCCCCACGGTCGCCCTCCTGGTGCTCACCATGTTCGAGGACGACACCTCGGTGTTCGCGGCCATGCAGGCCGGTGCCCGCGGCTACCTGCTCAAAGGTGCCGAACAGGACGAGATCGTCCGCGCTATCCAGGCCGCCGCCCACGGCGAGGCCATCTTCGGTCCGGCGATCGCGCACCGGCTGATCGACTACTTCGCCCATCCGCACGGGGTGGCGGCGGCCGCTTTCCCGCAACTGACCGAACGCGAGAACGAGGTGCTGGAGCTGATCGCCGCCGGCCACGGGAACGCCGTCATCGCCAGGCGCCTGGTCATCTCACCGAAGACGGTGGCCAATCACGTGTCGAACATCTTCGCCAAGCTGCAGGTGGCCGACCGGTCGGAGGCGATCGTCCGGGCCAGGGAGGCCGGGCTCGGCGAACGCCGCTGA
- the trxA gene encoding thioredoxin, which translates to MGTRDITAAEFKGILDDNEIVIVDFWASWCGPCRAFAPTYGASADKHPDVVHAKVDTEAEPELAQAAEIQAIPTLMAFKKGHQVFRQSGALGPAQLDELITKIKEFDIDAAIASQQN; encoded by the coding sequence GTGGGTACACGAGACATCACCGCAGCCGAATTCAAGGGCATCCTCGACGACAACGAGATCGTGATCGTCGACTTCTGGGCGTCGTGGTGTGGTCCGTGCCGCGCCTTCGCCCCGACCTACGGAGCCTCCGCCGACAAGCACCCCGACGTGGTGCACGCCAAGGTCGACACGGAGGCGGAGCCGGAGTTGGCGCAGGCCGCCGAGATCCAGGCCATCCCGACCCTGATGGCGTTCAAGAAGGGCCACCAGGTGTTCCGGCAGTCCGGCGCGCTGGGCCCCGCGCAACTCGACGAGCTGATCACCAAGATCAAAGAGTTCGATATCGACGCGGCCATCGCGTCGCAGCAGAACTGA
- a CDS encoding enoyl-CoA hydratase produces the protein MTDHSDFVLIDRPQPGVALVTLNRPERMNSMAFDVMVPLRTVLEELRFDNDVRVVVLTGAGRGFSSGADHKSAGSVPHVAGLTRPTFALRSMEVLDEVILALRRLHQPVIAAVNGAAIGGGLCLALACDIRVAATGAYFRAAGINNGLTASELGLSYLLPRAIGASRAFEIMLTGRDVDAAEAERIGLVSQVVAEDELLAYCYGIAQRIAAFSRPGTELTKRTLWSGLDAASLEGHMQAEGLGQLFVRLLTANFEEAVAARAEKRPAVFTDDK, from the coding sequence GTGACCGATCACAGCGATTTCGTCCTCATCGACCGACCGCAGCCGGGCGTGGCCTTGGTCACGCTGAACCGGCCCGAGCGGATGAACTCGATGGCGTTCGACGTCATGGTGCCGCTGCGGACGGTGCTGGAGGAGCTGCGCTTCGACAACGACGTCCGCGTCGTGGTGTTGACCGGCGCCGGCCGCGGCTTCTCCTCGGGCGCCGACCACAAGTCGGCGGGCTCGGTACCGCACGTGGCCGGGCTGACCCGGCCGACGTTCGCCCTGCGGTCCATGGAAGTGCTCGACGAGGTCATCCTGGCGCTGCGCCGGCTGCACCAGCCGGTGATCGCCGCGGTCAACGGAGCCGCCATCGGCGGGGGCCTGTGCCTGGCGCTGGCCTGCGATATCCGGGTCGCCGCGACGGGCGCCTACTTCCGGGCCGCCGGTATCAACAACGGCCTGACGGCCAGCGAGCTCGGGCTGTCCTACCTGCTGCCGCGGGCCATCGGGGCGTCGCGGGCCTTCGAGATCATGCTGACCGGTCGGGATGTCGACGCGGCCGAGGCCGAACGGATCGGGCTGGTCTCGCAAGTGGTGGCCGAGGACGAGTTGCTGGCATACTGCTACGGAATTGCCCAGCGCATCGCGGCGTTTTCCCGGCCAGGAACCGAGTTGACCAAGCGGACGCTGTGGAGTGGACTGGACGCCGCCAGCCTCGAGGGGCATATGCAGGCCGAAGGACTGGGCCAGCTGTTCGTGCGTCTGCTCACCGCCAATTTCGAGGAAGCGGTCGCCGCGCGCGCCGAGAAGCGGCCGGCAGTTTTCACAGACGACAAGTAG
- a CDS encoding ABC-F family ATP-binding cassette domain-containing protein has translation MITATDLEVRAGARTLLSIEGAALRVQPGDRIGLVGRNGAGKTTTMRILAGEGEPYAGKVETTSEVGYLPQDPREGDLDVLARDRVLSARGLDTLLSELEKQQALMAEVADDAARDKAVRRYGQLEERFAALGGYAAESEAGRICASLGLPDRVLTQPLRTLSGGQRRRVELARILFAASEGSGSGTTLLLDEPTNHLDADSIGWLRTFLQNHTGGLVVISHDVDLLADVVNRVWFLDAVRGEADIYNMGWQKYLDARATDEQRRRRERANAEKKAGALRAQAAKMGAKATKAVAAQNMLRRAERMIAELDAERVADKVARIKFPTPAACGKTPLVAKGLTKTYGSLEIFTGVDLAIDRGSRVVVLGLNGAGKTTLLRLLAGVETPDAGGLVPGHGLKIGYFAQEHDTLDNGASVWENIRHAAPDTGEQDLRGLLGAFMFTGPQLDQPAGTLSGGEKTRLALAGLVASTANVLLLDEPTNNLDPASREQVLDALRSYEGAVVLVTHDPGAAEALDPQRVVLLPDGTEDFWSDEYRDLIELA, from the coding sequence GTGATCACCGCAACGGACCTGGAGGTCCGCGCCGGGGCGCGCACACTGCTGTCCATCGAGGGTGCGGCACTGCGCGTGCAGCCCGGCGACCGGATCGGGCTGGTCGGGCGCAACGGCGCCGGCAAGACCACCACCATGCGGATCCTGGCCGGCGAGGGCGAACCCTATGCCGGCAAGGTCGAGACCACCAGTGAGGTCGGTTACCTGCCGCAGGACCCCCGCGAGGGTGACCTGGACGTGCTGGCCAGGGATCGGGTGTTGTCGGCCCGCGGTCTGGACACCCTGCTGTCGGAGCTGGAGAAGCAGCAGGCGCTGATGGCCGAGGTTGCCGACGACGCCGCCCGGGACAAGGCCGTGCGCCGCTACGGCCAGCTCGAGGAACGCTTCGCCGCGCTCGGCGGGTACGCCGCCGAGAGCGAGGCCGGCCGGATCTGCGCCAGCCTGGGACTGCCCGACCGGGTGTTGACCCAGCCGCTGCGCACCCTGTCGGGCGGTCAGCGCCGCCGGGTGGAGTTGGCCCGCATCCTGTTCGCCGCGTCCGAGGGATCGGGCTCGGGCACCACCCTGCTGCTCGACGAGCCCACCAACCACCTCGACGCCGACTCGATCGGCTGGCTGCGCACCTTCCTGCAGAACCACACCGGCGGACTCGTCGTCATCAGCCACGATGTGGACCTGCTGGCCGACGTCGTCAACCGGGTGTGGTTCCTGGACGCGGTCCGCGGTGAGGCCGACATCTACAACATGGGCTGGCAGAAGTACCTCGACGCGCGGGCCACCGACGAACAGCGGCGCCGCCGCGAGCGGGCCAACGCCGAGAAGAAGGCGGGCGCGCTGCGGGCCCAGGCCGCCAAGATGGGCGCCAAGGCCACCAAAGCCGTTGCGGCGCAGAACATGTTGCGTCGCGCCGAGCGGATGATCGCCGAGCTCGATGCCGAGCGGGTGGCCGACAAGGTGGCCAGGATCAAGTTCCCCACCCCGGCGGCGTGCGGCAAGACACCGTTGGTGGCCAAGGGATTGACGAAAACCTACGGCTCGCTGGAGATCTTCACCGGGGTGGACCTGGCCATCGACCGCGGCTCGCGCGTGGTGGTGCTCGGGCTCAACGGCGCGGGCAAGACGACGCTGCTGCGGCTGCTGGCCGGCGTGGAGACGCCCGATGCCGGCGGCCTGGTTCCCGGTCACGGCCTGAAGATCGGCTACTTCGCCCAGGAGCACGACACCCTGGACAACGGGGCGAGCGTCTGGGAGAACATCCGGCACGCCGCACCCGACACCGGCGAGCAGGATCTGCGAGGACTGTTGGGCGCCTTCATGTTCACCGGTCCGCAGCTGGACCAGCCGGCCGGGACGCTGTCCGGTGGCGAGAAGACCCGCTTGGCGCTGGCCGGCCTGGTGGCCTCGACCGCCAACGTGTTGCTGCTCGACGAGCCGACCAACAACCTCGACCCGGCCTCACGTGAGCAGGTGCTCGACGCGCTGCGTAGCTACGAGGGTGCGGTGGTGTTGGTGACCCACGATCCGGGCGCCGCCGAGGCGCTGGATCCGCAGCGGGTGGTGTTGCTGCCGGACGGCACCGAGGACTTCTGGTCCGACGAGTACCGGGACCTGATCGAACTCGCCTGA
- a CDS encoding helix-turn-helix domain-containing protein, whose protein sequence is MNESSKSRDQVLTELRTAYERGASIRSLVAMTGRSYGSVHSMLRESGTTMRSRGGPNHRRIG, encoded by the coding sequence ATGAACGAAAGCAGCAAGTCCCGGGACCAGGTGTTGACCGAGCTGCGCACCGCGTACGAGCGGGGCGCGAGCATCCGGTCACTGGTGGCGATGACCGGCCGCTCGTACGGGTCCGTGCACAGCATGTTGCGGGAATCCGGCACCACCATGCGCAGCCGCGGTGGGCCCAATCACCGGCGCATCGGTTGA
- a CDS encoding TetR/AcrR family transcriptional regulator, translating into MPKVTDDHLTARRRQILDGARRCFAEYGYEKATVRRLEHTIGLSRGAIFHHFRDKDTLFFELAREDAERMAEVASREGLIQVMRDMIAAPEQFDWLATRLEIARKLRNDPAFHAGWAERSAELSAATSERLRRQKQAGRLRDDVPGSVLQNYLDLVLDGLVARLASGDTTENLSAVLDLVEESVRQRG; encoded by the coding sequence GTGCCCAAAGTCACCGACGACCATCTGACGGCACGCCGGCGCCAGATTCTCGACGGTGCCCGGCGCTGTTTCGCGGAGTACGGGTACGAGAAGGCGACCGTGCGGCGGCTCGAACACACCATCGGGCTGTCGCGCGGCGCCATCTTCCACCACTTCCGCGACAAGGACACGCTGTTCTTCGAACTGGCCCGCGAGGACGCCGAGCGGATGGCCGAGGTGGCCTCCCGCGAGGGCCTCATCCAGGTGATGCGCGACATGATCGCCGCACCGGAGCAGTTCGACTGGCTGGCCACCCGGCTGGAGATCGCGCGCAAGCTGCGCAACGATCCGGCCTTCCACGCCGGGTGGGCCGAGCGGTCAGCGGAGCTGTCGGCCGCGACCAGCGAGCGGTTGCGACGGCAGAAGCAGGCCGGCCGGCTGCGCGATGACGTGCCCGGTTCGGTGCTGCAGAACTATCTGGACCTGGTGCTCGACGGGCTGGTGGCCCGGCTGGCATCCGGCGACACCACCGAAAACCTCAGCGCGGTGCTGGACCTCGTCGAGGAGTCGGTGCGCCAGCGCGGCTGA